The genomic window AAATTGACACACCAAAAGCCATCGTTAAACATTTTCCTAAGCAAATTTACAATGTAAAAACCAATAGCATGTATTCACTTATGGAAGCGCTTAATACTTACCAGCATACACACAGTGCTTATCCTTTTGGCGAATTTGTGCATTACACAGATTCTAGAACCGATTTTGATACCAATGAATTGAAGCAATATTTAGTATCCAAAAACCTATCTGAAATACATATTGAAAAGACGCAACCAACCATTGAGGATACCTTTATGGAATTAGCCAAATAATGAAAAACGTCAACGTCATACAAGCCGAAAACCTCACCAAAATGTTTGGTGATTTTACTGCTGTAAATGCTATTTCCTTTGATGTGAAAAAAGGTGAGATTTTTGGTTTTTTAGGAGCTAATGGCGCAGGAAAAACAACTGCCATGAAAATGCTGATTGGTATTTCTAAACCTACATCTGGCGAGGCCAATGTTGCAGGTTTTGATGTATTTCACGATAGAGAAAAAATCAAAAAAAATATTGGCTACATGAGCCAGAAATTTGCGTTGTACGACGATTTAACGGTTAAGGAAAATATCACGTTTTTTGGTGGTATTTATGGTTTGAGTCGAGCAGATATCAAAAAGAAATCCAAAGACATGATAGAGGAATTAGGCTTAACCGAAGTTACCAATACAAAAGTGGGTTCGTTGCCATTGGGTTGGAAGCAAAAGATTGCGTTTTCGGTGGCTATGATTCACAATCCAAAAATTGTGTTTTTAGATGAGCCAACAGGTGGTGTCGACCCAATTACAAGACGTCAGTTTTGGGAACTCATCTACAAAGCTGCACACAATGGTACAACCATTTTTGTGACCACGCATTACATGGACGAAGCCGAATATTGCGACCGTGTTTCCATCATGGTAAACGGAAAAATTGAAGCCTTGGACACACCCAAAAATCTCAAATCGATGTTTAAGGCAGAAAGCATGAACGATGTATTTTTAAAATTGGCGCGCAAATGAAACGATTCATCGGTTTTATAAAAAAGGAATTTTATCACATTTTCAGGGACAGACGCTCGTTGTTCATCCTTTTTGGTATGCCTATTGCCCAGATTTTGTT from Winogradskyella sp. MH6 includes these protein-coding regions:
- a CDS encoding ABC transporter ATP-binding protein — translated: MKNVNVIQAENLTKMFGDFTAVNAISFDVKKGEIFGFLGANGAGKTTAMKMLIGISKPTSGEANVAGFDVFHDREKIKKNIGYMSQKFALYDDLTVKENITFFGGIYGLSRADIKKKSKDMIEELGLTEVTNTKVGSLPLGWKQKIAFSVAMIHNPKIVFLDEPTGGVDPITRRQFWELIYKAAHNGTTIFVTTHYMDEAEYCDRVSIMVNGKIEALDTPKNLKSMFKAESMNDVFLKLARK